The Oceanicaulis sp. nucleotide sequence CGAAACCCGCCATGCCCAGCATGGAGAGCCCCAGCGTGATCGCGATGCCCAGAAGCGTGAAGGTCGCGCCGTATCCGATCGAGGTGACGGGGGCTGCGCGCATGTCCGCGATACCGCCCTTGATCCAGCTCCAGGGCGCGTCGCGCCGTACTTTTTCAAGCGTCACCATGATGGTCTCTCCCCGACCGATCCGCATCGGCTCGTCCGCCGAATTACACCTACGAAGCTTGCGGTATTCGCCCCGCTTCCGCAACAGTGAACAACGTTCACGAATTCGCCGGAACGCGCTAGGCTCGGGTTCGGCGGACATAGCGGCAGGCGAGCGAGAACGATGGGCGGACGCTTCGAATTTGGCGGCGGCACGGCGGTGATCACCGGCGCGGCTAGCGGCATCGGCGAGGCGCTGGCCGAGGCGCTCGCCGCCCGCGGCTGCAATCTCGCTTTGGCCGATATAGACGAGGCGGGCGTGAAGGCGGTCGCCAATCGCCTGAATTCAAACACCGTTCGCGCCACGGCCCATAAGCTCGACGTCTCCGATCCGGCAGCGCCCGCGGCCTTCGCCGAGACCGTGAAGGCCGAGCATGGCGGAGCGACCCTTCTGGTCAACAACGCCGGCATCGCCGCGGGCGGCACGTTCGACGAAATCACGCCTGAGGTCTTCGATCAGGTGATGGCGGTAAATTTCCACGGCGTCGTGGCGATGAGCCGGGCCTTCCTGCCGCTTCTAAAGGCCGCACCCGCTTCGAGGCTCGTGAACATCTCCTCGATCTTCGGCGTGGTCGCGCCTCCCGGTCAGACCGCCTATTGCGCCAGCAAGTTCGCCGTGCGGGGCTTTTCGATGGCGCTGGCGCATGAGCTCGAAGGCTCGAATGTCGGCGTCACGGTGGTCCATCCCGGCGGCGTCGCCACGAAGATCGCCGAGAACGCCCGCATCCCCGAAGACGCCGACCCCGAGGAGGTGGCAGCGGCGAAAGCCCACGCCAAGGCGGCGCTGATCATGCCCCCGCCCCGCGCCGCGGAGATCATCCTCAGCGGCGTGGAGCGGGGCAAACGCCGGGTGCTCGTGGGCAACGACGCCCAGCTCGCCGCGATCTTCGAGCGGCTGCTGCCGGCGAGCTACATGGCGGTCATGCGCCGCCGGGTGAGCGCGCGCTAGTTTTCGGTCGCCGCCGCCTGCGCGTCGATCCAGTTGCGCATCTTCGTTTCGAGATAGCCCAGCGGCACCCCGCCCTCTTCCAGGATCGTGTCGTGGAAGGCGGAAAGGTCGAAATCGGCGCCCAACCGCGCCTCTGCATCCGAGCGCAGCTCGCGGATCAGCAGCTCGCCGGTCTTGTAGGCCAGCGCCTGGCCCGGCCAGCTGATATAGCGGCTGACCTCGTTGGTGATGTTCAGCGGCGCGAGGGCGGAGTTCTCGAGGAAACACGCCTCGGCCTCCTCACGGGTCCAGCCGTACCAGTGGATGCCGGTGTCGGCGACCAGCCGGCAGGCGCGCCACATCTCGTAGGTCAGCGCGCCGAACCGGTCGTACGGGTCCTCGTAAAAGCCCATGTCGTAGCCGAGATACTCCGCATAGAGCCCCCAGCCCTCGCCGAAGGCGGTGATGTAGGTCTCGCGCCGGAAATCGGGCACGTCCTGCATTTCCTGGGCGAGCGCGATCTGGTGGTGATGGCCCGGCACCGCCTCGTGCAGGGTCAGCGCGGGCAGCTCGTAAAGCGGGCGCTGGTCGAGCCGGTAGGTGTTGACCATGTAGCCGCCCGCCTCGCCGTTCTCCGCATCGCCCGGCCAGTAGCGCGCCGTCGTGTAGTTCGGCGCCAGAGCGGCGGGCACGGCGCGCACGCCGTAAGGAAGGCGCGGCAAACGGTCGAAGAAGGCGGGCATGGCGTCGTCGGCCTTCTTGGACAGGTACGACGCCGTCATCATCAGCTCCATCTCGCTGTCCGCGTAGAAGCGCGGATCGGTGCGCAGGAACTGAAGGAAGTCCGCGAACGAGCCCTCGAAGCCGGTCTCGGCGATGACCTCCTCCATCTCGGCGCGGATGCGCGCCACTTCCGAAAGGCCGCGCTGATGAACCGCCTCAGGGCTGGTATCGAGCGTGGTGTGCATGCGCACGAGGTCGGAATAGAACGCGTCCCCGCCGGGCAGGGCGCGGGCGCCCAGCGTCTCGCGCGCGCCGGGGATGTATTCGTTCACGAAGAAGCGATGCAGCTCGCGCAGGGCCGGCAGGGCCTCTTCCTCGATCGCCCGCAAGGCCGCCGCCTCGAGGCGCTCGCGCTCCTGCATGCTCAACGTATCGGGCAGGCCCCGCAGCGGCGCGAACAGCGTGCTGTCTTCGGGCGCGACGATCTGGGCTTCGATCTGGTCGGCGACGCCGGGCAGGATCTCGCGCGGCTGGGTGATCCCGAGCTCGAGCCCGCGCTCCAGCCAGGCCTGGTGCTGATCGAAATAGGCCGGCAGCGCCTCGATCCGCGCGATCCAGGCTTCGGCCTGTTCGGGCGTGCGCAGGCGGGTGCCCATCGCGACGAAGTTCGGGCTGGTGTGAAACCCGCTGTCGTTGGTGAAGGGCGTCATCGCCGCGCGCGTGGACGGGATCGCCGCCGCGCTTTCAAGCAGATAGGCGAGCACGGCGTAGCTGGCGGCCTGATCGCCGGGCAGGGCGCCCGGATCGATCGCTTCGAGCCGCGCGAGGAATTCCGCCATCGCAGAATCGCGCGCCGCGACCGCCTCATAGCTGGCATCGGGCCAGCGCGAGGCCGCGTCGAGATCGCCGCGCCGCCCCTTGCCGATCACGTCGCGCGCCTCGTTGAAGGCTTCATAGTCGGCGATCAGCGCCTCGAGGTCCTCCGCCGGATCAGCGAAGGCGGGCGCGGCCAGCAGGACGGCGAGAAGAACGATCAGCACACGCATCAGCAGGCATTCCTTGGCTTCAGGTTTCACCGCCAGTCTAACCGCACCGCCGGGGTGCGCCAGCCGTCCGTTCAGGGACGGGCGCGCCCGGCGAGGATTGCAAAGCAGACCGGGTCAGACGCCGCTCCGTCGGCAGGCGTCAGGCGTTGGACCGGCGCCGTCTCGCCTGTAGTCGGCAGATAGCTCAAAACCACCTCCTCTTGGCCGTCGAGAATGCGGAAAGCTGAAGGCTGCGTGGCGTCGCCGACAGCCCCCGCGACGCGTTCGAGCAGGATCATGCCCGGCTCGAAAACGCCGGCGGCGGGGCCTTCGGGATCGACCTCGGCGATGAGGAAGCCTTCACCGCCGTCCTCGCGCGGCGCCAGGGTCATGCCGTACACGAACACGGGCTCGAGGCCGGTCTCGACCACCCCGCAGGCGCCGAACGTGTCGGGGTGCAGAACGATCGTCTCCCCCTGTACGATATGGCGCTGATAGAGATCGGCGACGTCCACGCCGGTCGCAGTGCGCACCGCCGCGACGAAGCCTTCAGGCGCGGACGGTTCGGCCGGATTTTGGTACATCGCCGCCAGCACGTCGTCGAGATCCATCCCGCCATTCGTCGCCTGACGGACGCGATGCTCCACCAGAGCGGCGAAGAGTTTTCCGCGCAGATAGGGCAGGCGCTGCAGATCGAAATCGGTCCAGAAGCCTTCCGCGATGGCGGCGTTGGGCGCGGTGCGCACCGGCGAGCTCATGTACTCGGCGAGAAACTCGTTCCAGTGGCCGATCGCGGCGGCGGCGTCCCAGGCGCCGCCCAGAAGTCCGGCCCGGGTGGTGACGAAATCGGTGAACCCTTCGGAGAACCAATAGCCGTAGGGCTCGTTTGCGCCTTGGGGCAGCCCGCCGAGGCGCAGCGGCAGCCAGGTGTGCGCGTGTTCGTGCACGAGAATGCGCTGAAGGATGTCGGGCGGGGTGTTCGCCGTTCCGAACAGCGCGAACGCGTCGTCCAGGTTGGTGCCGCCGAAACTCGACATGCCCGGCGCGGCCGCGACCGGCAGGCCGGTGACCAGATACGGCTCGGCCCGGTCGTCGAAATAGAGAAGATTGGACCGTACCGCCGCTTCGGTCGCCGCAGCGATCAGGTCCGCATCCATCTGCCCGCGCACGGCGACGCGTACCTGCGCGCCGTCGATATCGATCGCTCTCACGGTGAAATCGCCCGCGGCGATCACGGACGGCCCGACATCGGCCAGGGTGAGGCCTTCGTGTTCGAGATCGGACGCCAGCGCCCATTCCTCGGGCGTTTCAAAGCGCACGGAGACCGGCGTGTCGCCCGGCGCGTCAGGCCGAATGAGCGCGGTATGTCCGATCATGTGCACGTATCCGGGCCGCACCCAGGGCCGGTAATTGTCGTCGGGCTCGGCGGCCGGCTCGCCGTCCCGGTCCTGGATTACGCGCCAGGTGACGGTGAGCGGCGCGCCGGGGGCGTGCGACACCGCGCGGCGGCCGGGCGCGGCCGGATCGGCTGCGGCCAGGGTCCCGCCCTCCACGGCGAGGTCCTCGATCCCGCGCCAAAGGTCGTCTTCGCCGCCCCAGCTGGTCGGCAGGACGAGTTCGGTCATCCCGTCGGCGTCACCGCTGAATTGCAGCGTCATGGTGACGGCGGCGGGCGCGTCTGGCGAAGCGGTTATGGCGATGGTGTAGTCCAGCCCCGGCGTCGCAGCCTGAAGGGCGGCGGCGAGCAAGCTCAGCATGGCGTCTCCCCTGTTGACTTTACGGGGAAACTAAGCAGAGCGCGCCGGGCCGGGCTAATGAAGATTTGGAAAGCTCACCGTCTGCGCTCGGCAAGCGCTTCGGGGGTCAGCCCCAATGCTTTCGCCACGAGCCGGTCGGCCAGGCGGCCCGGCAGGATCGCGAGCAGGAATTGCTGA carries:
- a CDS encoding SDR family oxidoreductase; the protein is MGGRFEFGGGTAVITGAASGIGEALAEALAARGCNLALADIDEAGVKAVANRLNSNTVRATAHKLDVSDPAAPAAFAETVKAEHGGATLLVNNAGIAAGGTFDEITPEVFDQVMAVNFHGVVAMSRAFLPLLKAAPASRLVNISSIFGVVAPPGQTAYCASKFAVRGFSMALAHELEGSNVGVTVVHPGGVATKIAENARIPEDADPEEVAAAKAHAKAALIMPPPRAAEIILSGVERGKRRVLVGNDAQLAAIFERLLPASYMAVMRRRVSAR
- a CDS encoding DUF885 domain-containing protein, whose product is MRVLIVLLAVLLAAPAFADPAEDLEALIADYEAFNEARDVIGKGRRGDLDAASRWPDASYEAVAARDSAMAEFLARLEAIDPGALPGDQAASYAVLAYLLESAAAIPSTRAAMTPFTNDSGFHTSPNFVAMGTRLRTPEQAEAWIARIEALPAYFDQHQAWLERGLELGITQPREILPGVADQIEAQIVAPEDSTLFAPLRGLPDTLSMQERERLEAAALRAIEEEALPALRELHRFFVNEYIPGARETLGARALPGGDAFYSDLVRMHTTLDTSPEAVHQRGLSEVARIRAEMEEVIAETGFEGSFADFLQFLRTDPRFYADSEMELMMTASYLSKKADDAMPAFFDRLPRLPYGVRAVPAALAPNYTTARYWPGDAENGEAGGYMVNTYRLDQRPLYELPALTLHEAVPGHHHQIALAQEMQDVPDFRRETYITAFGEGWGLYAEYLGYDMGFYEDPYDRFGALTYEMWRACRLVADTGIHWYGWTREEAEACFLENSALAPLNITNEVSRYISWPGQALAYKTGELLIRELRSDAEARLGADFDLSAFHDTILEEGGVPLGYLETKMRNWIDAQAAATEN